The Candida albicans SC5314 chromosome 5, complete sequence genome includes a region encoding these proteins:
- a CDS encoding uncharacterized protein (Ortholog of C. dubliniensis CD36 : Cd36_52590, C. parapsilosis CDC317 : CPAR2_100565, Debaryomyces hansenii CBS767 : DEHA2G06908g and Candida guilliermondii ATCC 6260 : PGUG_02858), whose amino-acid sequence MSNQQGTQTQDTDYSSDFDEFAATFNNFKPKEFKSTTETSTLISSAARLELESITLKQTMSDTIKSFSKLPVKKLTETHSQVKQLYKDISDLKQTINETNQIVKEELLEIKNSFLNNQEQFNLQIQDLVSNQSMVLESRFSEQTNYVSEIIGKERQLFETSQQQCQYNLQEKINQQSIEYNKLTTQIEGQNKDIQEIKQFLKLLVPRIVGIEASYKVLSTENPIMESQQKPRPIKRKKQS is encoded by the coding sequence ATGTCTAATCAACAAGGTACACAGACACAAGATACTGATTATTCCAGTGactttgatgaatttgctGCAAcgttcaacaatttcaaaccGAAAGAATTTAAATCAACGACAGAAACAAGTACTTTGATTCTGAGTGCTGCCAGACTAGAATTAGAATCAATAACtttgaaacaaacaatGTCAGACACAATAAAATCGTTTCTGAAACTTCCAGTTAAAAAACTAACGGAGACTCATTCACAAGTCAAACAACTTTATAAAGATATTCTGGATTTGAAACAGACAATTAATGAGACCAACCAAATTGTTAAAGAAGAGTTGTTAGAgattaaaaattcatttttgaaCAACCAAGAGCAATTTAACCTCCAAATCCAAGACTTGGTTTCGAATCAGTCGATGGTTCTAGAAAGCAGGTTTCTGGAACAAACAAACTACGTTCTGGAAATTATTGGGAAGGAGCGCCAATTATTTGAGActtcacaacaacaatgccAGTATAActtacaagaaaaaataaatcaacagTCCATAGAATACAACAAATTGACAACTCAAATCGAAGGACAAAATAAAGACATacaagaaatcaaacaatttttaaaattattggtCCCTAGAATAGTTGGAATCGAAGCATCCTATAAAGTACTTTCAACTGAAAATCCGATAATGGAAAGCCAACAAAAACCAAGACCAATAAAACGGAAAAAACAAAGCTAG
- a CDS encoding U4/U6-U5 snRNP complex subunit (Ortholog(s) have RNA binding activity, role in mRNA splicing, via spliceosome and U4/U6 x U5 tri-snRNP complex, U6 snRNP, nucleolus localization), producing the protein MINKCGRERFEEIEKVSPKQKKIKTKTHSIKNYHQPLNTHISVIMSELSSFLEKKVHVITSDARFFEGILEGYDKSTNIILSNCIERIIYSKDDEEGENQEIPLGVYIMRGNEIVCVGEIDDELYKSINWETLKGHALKSTKNPLK; encoded by the exons ATGATTAACAAGTGCGGTAGAGAAAGGTTTGAGGAGATTGAAAAAGTGTCACccaaacaaaagaaaatcaaaacaaaaacccACTCAATAAAAAACTACCACCAACCTCTCAATACCCACATCTCTGTTATCATGTCTGAGTTAAGTTCATTTTTAGAAA AGAAAGTACATGTGATAACATCCGATGCCAGATTTTTCGAAGGGATATTGGAAGGGTatgataaatcaacaaacaTAATACTAAGTAATTGTATTGAAAGAATCATATATTctaaagatgatgaagaaggggaaaatcaagaaatacCATTAGGGGTTTATATAATGCGTGGTAATGAGATTGTATGTGTTGGAGAAATAGACGATGAGTTAtacaaatcaatcaattgggAAACATTAAAAGGTCATGCTTTGAAATCTACGAAAAATCCTTTAAAGTGA
- a CDS encoding methylthioribulose 1-phosphate dehydratase (Ortholog(s) have methylthioribulose 1-phosphate dehydratase activity, role in L-methionine biosynthetic process from methylthioadenosine and cytosol, nucleus localization), with protein MSAPCHCKHVDDSSSNDKLSALSPELQQEFKDPNHPANLICELCRLFYDNNWVTGTGGGISIRDVDGPNPNLVYIAPSGVQKERIQPWEMFLVELPDEKILRTPNDIPKELTKSYKYKPSACTPLFISCYTLRDAGACIHTHSQHAVMVTLFFENEKEFAISHIEQIKALPKLKYNDETGKIEKIGSMEYYDKLVIPIIENTPHEEDLTDSLQEAIKNYPGASAVLVRRHGIYVWGETVWKAKVYNEAIDYLLELAVKMKLAGIPLVKQE; from the coding sequence atgtcaGCTCCGTGTCATTGTAAACATGTAGATGACTCATCATCTAACGACAAACTTTCAGCGTTATCACCAGAATTACAACAAGAATTCAAAGATCCAAATCATCCTgccaatttgatttgtgaATTATGCCGTTTATTTTACGATAATAATTGGGTCACTGGTACTGGTGGAGGGATTTCAATTAGAGATGTCGATGGACCTAATCCCAATCTAGTTTATATTGCTCCATCAGGTGTGCAAAAGGAAAGAATTCAACCATGGGAAATGTTTTTGGTTGAATTGCCCGATGAAAAAATCTTACGTACTCCTAATGATATTCCTAAAGAATTGACTAAAtcttataaatataaaccTAGTGCATGTACTCCGTTATTTATTAGTTGCTATACATTAAGAGATGCTGGTGCTTGTATTCATACCCATTCACAACATGCAGTAATGGTgacattattttttgaaaacgaaaaagaatttgCCATTAGTcatattgaacaaattaaagctttaccaaaattgaaatataatgatgaaactgggaaaattgaaaaaatcgGTAGTATGGAATATTATGATAAATTAGTAATtccaattattgaaaatactCCTcatgaagaagatttgaCTGATTCTTTACAAGAAGCCATTAAAAATTATCCTGGTGCTTCTGCTGTTTTAGTAAGAAGACATGGAATCTATGTTTGGGGTGAAACCGTATGGAAGGCAAAAGTTTATAATGAagcaattgattatttattagaGTTGGCCGTTAAAATGAAACTTGCAGGTATCCCATTAGTTAAACAAGAATAA
- a CDS encoding uncharacterized protein (Ortholog(s) have role in late endosome to vacuole transport via multivesicular body sorting pathway, protein targeting to vacuole and late endosome localization): MYCSARLYLFSSGVWAIDVCCYQRKKSSPRDIEWILRRRFLISNNFLFIQNEWQNRKFGTRKKILRDFSHSSTSHRNISTPIYQLNLLPPTMAGLEQSLFQLKFTAKQLNRQATKASKEELQEKAKIKKALSQGNNDIAQLYAQNAIRKSNERINLLRLASRIDAVASRVQTAVTMRSVTGNMTQVIRGMDKALQTMNLERISLVMDKFETQFEDLDASTNYYETTTNNVNALTTPQDQVDELLNQVADEAGIEMKQGLNATKVEITSPVAPNSISEEKEDKLAERLRALRN, translated from the coding sequence ATGTATTGTAGCGCAAGGCTTTATCTTTTTAGCAGTGGTGTTTGGGCCATTGACGTTTGTTGctaccaaagaaaaaagtcGTCTCCACGGGACATAGAATGGATTCTTAGGCGCAGGTTCTTGATAAGCAACAACTTTCTCTTCATACAAAACGAATGGCAAAACAGAAAATTCGGCACaaggaaaaaaatattgagaGATTTCAGTCATTCATCCACTTCACATAGAAACATATCAACACCTATCTACCAACTTAACCTATTACCTCCCACCATGGCCGGATTAGAACAAtcattatttcaattaaaattcACTGCCAAACAATTGAATCGACAAGCAACAAAAGCTTCAAAAGAAGAACTTCAAGAAAAAgccaaaatcaaaaaggCATTAAGTCAAggtaataatgatattgcTCAACTATATGCTCAAAACGCCATTCGTAAATCAAATGAACgaataaatttattacgATTAGCATCAAGAATAGATGCTGTTGCATCAAGAGTTCAAACTGCAGTAACTATGAGATCAGTAACGGGGAATATGACTCAAGTTATCCGGGGGATGGATAAAGCATTACAAACAATGAATTTAGAAAGGATATCATTGGTGATggataaatttgaaactcaatttgaagatttagATGCATCGACTAATTACTATGAAACGACAACAAATAATGTCAATGCTTTAACAACACCACAGGATCAAGTGGATgaattgttgaatcaaGTTGCTGATGAAGCAGGAATTGAAATGAAACAAGGTTTAAATGCTACAAAAGTAGAAATTACAAGTCCTGTTGCtccaaattcaatatctgaagaaaaagaagataaaTTAGCAGAAAGATTAAGAGCATTAAGGAACTAA
- the HSL1 gene encoding protein kinase (Probable protein kinase involved in determination of morphology during the cell cycle of both yeast-form and hyphal cells via regulation of Swe1p and Cdc28p; required for full virulence and kidney colonization in mouse systemic infection): MSTVVNRRSSHQFDSPSNHLDHSSSMNVDKVVQSVTNATKRLSQISTNTNNSNKKRKTQNKIGPWKLGRTLGRGSTGRVRLAKNTTTGQLAAVKIVPKSNFKKLENPKYKRSKEDATRLPYGIEREIIIMKLISHPNIMGLYDVWENKNDLYLILEYIEGGELFDYLIKRGKLQEYEAINYFKQIINGINYLHQFNICHRDLKPENLLLDFNKNIKIADFGMAALEVKEKLLETSCGSPHYASPEIVAGKNYHGAPSDIWSCGIILFALLTGHLPFDDENIRKLLLKVQSGKFNMPPELSFEAKDLITKMLKVNPRERITIDAILTHPLLAKYPEPTVSYSSTTTLDINSINIKQIESVDKIDKEILKNLSVLFHNCDEKTIISRLLSPNRCPEKMFYYLLMKYRNEHLSNSNSFNSSNDVDSARSLPRSTSYVKTTVTDHATGEKHTTVKKIQQSSSIYSNRSLLKKSTSAKGNVLSNITNRPNTPKQFSASSSFNKKKALHSKTQIYASRSRNASSRSLKSNSSTGRNGNNASVTSVNKIPEITGATVLQPIPSMAMNRGDEQQNKTKKNLTGTFGNKSLLNFQLICEEVFENDKENSKPVSKTPVSQLPPPPPPPIETPTSRTNSVKRGKTWSLARRERELAEQVRQRNEARENKLKAEELARKELEQEKKRIAEEKKRLEQQERELDEKQKLQEKQKAALEKLQKHQSAHDFEGLFASNRRSVTDMAPSSGMSSLDPRAHMVSRANTIGSPNLSSSSVNIDENASKVLHKFGIDVAPSPKRFSRASKTSTSKNLSSFLAPTVSRNLSSQLKTSSSKNLAGYLHGTTDTNGSAIAAKKKDNSTNKALTIEEFNAKERTSMSPSISKASVNKRNSNQSSYYRSMFSDNGNDDNVTKVRTRESHLSVQEEEEMDMENAIDEDISLIPNPRFSRFSFGGLLGSNTVANEEGDWTIMNSTLNHSNTVVRRTHNKSSTMLGLGIKMRDTTTIKEDEEFEDEKPFISVPSSEDDEGNTHKNKRGGLRDSGNYDFDEEHSVASTANTEYSDVASQGQQRPGSHTIHQLETELSNFDLLSYRVADIGKVNKHKPSIVDSKETLLKNHSSDEATIEVKEDNNEHDFNDKIKQHYDDNGDSEEDDEDEDEEEEDDDDDDDARSSFEARPHSHNYSLAEITSESPVGGGYESPSIANDFKKSRHSTGIFSTTQFPRSPYVVNNNGDSNKDENSQQQTKHMLNDGHKGLITSPVQDTFGSKKPVESNSLFRRLSLNPNRAAPKAPAPPPPSAPTSSAAKANISQPLSSPTKGHNRFSRISIGSKNMLQKEDKSTKSNWFKKFFHSLTTPSTKEQSGNSSSKVASKDIKIIDTSLTAAQLIRVIKYQLELKKIEGSISKVDIDEEFGLISGVIPSKFANGRKLKFKIEVIDLINSSSLHVIKMKGNDKGFQSLVNIVTFIIKKEEQDKICRR, encoded by the coding sequence ATGTCAACAGTTGTTAATAGACGGTCATCACATCAGTTTGACTCTCCGAGTAATCATTTGGATCATTCATCTTCGATGAATGTGGATAAGGTGGTTCAATCAGTTACAAATGCCACTAAGCGTCTATCACAAATATCtaccaacaccaataactccaataagaaaagaaaaacccaaaataaaattggaCCTTGGAAATTAGGTAGAACTTTGGGTAGAGGTTCTACTGGTAGAGTGAGGTTAGCCAAAAACACTACTACAGGTCAATTAGCCGCTGTCAAAATTGTTcctaaatcaaatttcaagaaattagaaaatccaaaatatAAACGCTCTAAAGAAGATGCTACAAGATTACCATATGGTATTGAACgtgaaatcattattatgaAATTAATATCCCATCCTAATATCATGGGACTTTACGATGTTTGGGAAAATAAGAACGATTTATACTTGATTTTAGAATATATTGAAGGAGGTGAactttttgattatttaatcAAACGAGGCAAATTACAAGAATATGAAGcaataaattatttcaaacaaataatcaatgGTATCAACTATTTACATCAATTTAACATTTGTCATCGTGATTTGAAACCAgaaaatttgttattggatttcaataaaaatatcaagATTGCCGATTTTGGTATGGCTGCATTAGAAGTTAAAGAGAAATTATTGGAAACCTCTTGTGGTTCTCCTCATTATGCTTCACCAGAAATTGTTGCTGGTAAAAACTATCATGGAGCTCCTTCGGATATCTGGTCATGTGGTATCATCTTATTTGCCTTATTGACTGGCCATTTACCGTTTGACGATGAAAACATtagaaaattattattaaaagttCAAAGCGGGAAATTCAATATGCCTCCAGAATTGAGTTTCGAAGCTAAAGATTTAATCACCAAAATGTTAAAAGTCAACCCAAGGGAACGTATAACCATTGATGCCATATTGACACACCCATTATTGGCCAAATACCCTGAACCAACTGTTTCCTATTCTTCGACTACGACATTGGATATAAATagtatcaatatcaaacaGATTGAATCAGTTGATAAAATCGACAAGGAAATCCTTAAGAATTTATCTGTTTTGTTTCACAATTGTGATGAAAAAACCATAATCTCAAGattattatcaccaaaTAGATGTCCAGAAAAAATGTTTTATTActtgttgatgaaatatAGAAACGAacatttatcaaattcaaattcattcaaCAGCAGTAATGATGTGGACTCTGCTAGATCTTTACCAAGATCAACCTCATATGTAAAGACTACGGTAACAGATCATGCCACGGGTGAAAAGCATACTACGGTGAAAAAAATCCAACAATCATCTTCCATTTACTCAAACCGgtcattattgaaaaaatccaCCTCAGCAAAGGGTAAtgtattatcaaatatcaCCAATAGACCTAATACTCCAAAACAATTCAGTGCATCCAGctcatttaataaaaagaaagctcTTCATAGTAAAACGCAAATTTATGCATCACGGAGTAGAAATGCATCATCTCGTtctttaaaatcaaattcatcaactgGAAGAAATGGTAATAATGCTTCTGTCACTTCAGTAAACAAGATTCCCGAGATTACTGGTGCTACAGTTTTGCAACCAATTCCTCTGATGGCTATGAATAGAGGTGACGAGCAACAGAATAAgaccaagaaaaatttaactGGTACTTTTGGCAATAAATCTTTATTGAACTTTCAGTTGATTTGTGAAgaagtttttgaaaatgacaAGGAGAATTCAAAACCAGTATCAAAAACACCAGTATCACAACTACCAcctccacctccaccaCCTATTGAAACACCAACACTGAGAACAAACTCTGTGAAGAGAGGCAAAACATGGTCATTAGCAAGAAGAGAACGAGAATTGGCCGAACAAGTACGCCAAAGAAATGAAGCTCgagaaaacaaattaaaggCAGAAGAACTTGCTCGTAAAGAACTTGAACAGGAAAAGAAACGGATTGCAGAAGAGAAAAAACGTTTGGAACAACAGGAAAGAGAACTCGATGAAAAGcaaaaattacaagaaaagCAGAAAGCAGCCCTTGagaaattacaaaaacatCAAAGTGCTCATGATTTTGAAGGGTTGTTTGCAAGCAATCGTCGTTCAGTTACTGATATGGCACCATCTTCTGGTATGTCACTGTTAGATCCAAGAGCTCACATGGTTTCCCGAGCCAATACTATAGGGTCACCAAATTTGAGTAGCAGCTCTGTCAacattgatgaaaatgcATCCAAGGTATTGCACAAGTTCGGAATTGATGTTGCTCCTTCACCTAAACGATTTTCTCGTGCTTCCAAAACGTCAACATCCAAAAACTTGTCGTCATTCTTGGCTCCTACTGTGTCACGTAATTTATCGTCACAGTTGAAAACATCAAgttcaaaaaatttggcTGGTTATTTACATGGTACAACTGATACTAATGGTTCTGCTATTGCTGCCAAGAAGAAGGATAATTCTACCAATAAAGCACTCACAATTGAGGAATTCAATGCCAAGGAAAGAACCAGCATGTCACCTTCAATTTCTAAAGCCTCAGTAAACAAAAGGAATAGTAATCAAAGCAGTTATTACCGGTCTATGTTTAGTGACAATGgcaatgatgataatgtaACTAAAGTTCGAACTAGAGAGAGTCATTTGTCGGTAcaggaagaagaagaaatggATATGGAGAATGCAATTGACGAGgatatttcattaatacCAAATCCGAGATTCTCAAGGTTTTCTTTTGGCGGATTATTAGGATCAAATACTGTTGCTAATGAGGAAGGAGATTGGACAATAATGAATAGCACTCTCAACCATTCGAACACAGTTGTCAGGAGAACTCataataaatcatctaCCATGTTAGGTTTGGGTATTAAAATGAGAGACACGACAACGATTAAAGAggatgaagaatttgagGATGAAAAACCATTCATTTCTGTACCTTCTtctgaagatgatgaagggAATACACACAAAAATAAACGTGGAGGACTTCGTGATAGTGGGAACtatgattttgatgaagaacATTCAGTCGCAAGCACAGCTAACACTGAATATTCCGATGTTGCTTCTCAGGGACAACAAAGGCCAGGTTCTCACACCattcatcaattggaaACTGAATTATCTAACTTTGATCTTTTGAGTTATAGAGTAGCTGATATTGGTAAAGTTAACAAACATAAGCCAAGCATAGTTGATTCCAAGGAAACTTTACTTAAGAATCATTCATCTGATGAAGCCACTATTGAAGTTAAGGAAGATAACAACGAGCATGACTTCaatgataaaataaaacaacattatgatgataatggtgACAGTGAAGAAGACGACGAGGACGAggacgaagaagaagaagatgacgatgacgacgatgatgCTAGAAGCTCATTTGAAGCCAGACCACATAGTCATAATTACTCATTAGCAGAAATAACTAGTGAAAGTCCAGTAGGTGGAGGTTATGAGTCACCTTCAATTGCCAATGatttcaagaaatcaagACATTCGACTGGTATTTTCAGTACTACTCAGTTCCCACGATCTCCATATGTtgtcaataataatggtgatTCCAATAAAGATGAAAACAGTCAGCAACAAACCAAACATATGTTGAATGATGGTCATAAGGGATTGATTACCAGTCCAGTACAAGACACTTTTGGTTCCAAGAAACCAGTAGAatccaattcattattCAGGAGACTATCATTGAACCCTAATAGAGCGGCACCTAAAGCTccagcaccaccaccaccctCAGCACCAACATCATCTGCAGCCAAAGCCAATATTTCACAACCACTTTCATCGCCTACAAAAGGCCATAATAGATTTTCACGAATATCAATTGGATCGAAAAATATGTTAcaaaaagaagataaaAGTACCAAGAGTAATTggttcaaaaaatttttccattCATTGACTACACCAAGCACAAAGGAACAATCAGGAAATAGTTCAAGTAAAGTAGCTTCTAAAGAtattaaaatcattgataCTTCCTTGACTGCTGCTCAACTAATACGAGTGattaaatatcaattagaattgaaaaaaattgaaggtTCTATTTCTAAAGTAGacattgatgaagaatttggGTTAATATCAGGGGTGATACCAAGTAAATTTGCAAATGGtagaaaattgaaatttaaaattgaagttattgatttaataaattcatcatcattgcATGTAATTAAAATGAAAGGTAACGATAAAGGGTTCCAAAGTTTGGTCAATATTGTCACGtttataatcaaaaaagaagaacaagataAAATCTGCAGGAGGTGA
- the GRP2 gene encoding Grp2p (Methylglyoxal reductase; regulation associated with azole resistance; induced in core stress response or by oxidative stress via Cap1, fluphenazine, benomyl, by Hap43 or with long term fluconazole treatment; Spider biofilm induced), producing the protein MSSSTTVFVSGASGFIAQTLVKQLIEKGYKVVGTVRSNEKGDSLKENLKAAKLQSENFTYEIVKDIAVKGAFDDALKKHPEVTVFLHTASPFHFNVTDIEKELLTPAVEGTNNALQAIKTHGPQIKRVVVTSSYAAVGRFADLADPSIPATEESWNPITWEQSLSNPLAGYVGSKKFAEKAAWDFVEKEKPNFTLSVINPVYVFGPQAFEIKNKSQLNTSSEIINGLLNSKPDSKFDNLTGYFIDVRDVAKAHIVAFEKDSIQGQRLILAESPFSTQSILDLIRKDFPQLDSQLPKGDPSQADAWKKAESKIENEKTRELLGFKFIDFKKSIDDSVAQIIG; encoded by the coding sequence ATGTCTTCATCTACTACAGTTTTCGTTTCTGGTGCTTCTGGTTTTATTGCTCAAACTTTAgtcaaacaattgattgaaaaaggTTATAAAGTTGTTGGTACTGTTAGATCCAATGAAAAAGGTGATTCCTTGAAGGAAAACTTGAAAGCAGCTAAATTGCAATCAGAAAATTTCACTTACGAAATTGTTAAAGATATTGCTGTTAAAGGTGCTTTTGACGATGCTTTAAAGAAACATCCTGAAGTCACTGTTTTCTTACATACCGCATCTCCATTCCATTTCAATGTCactgatattgaaaaagaattattaactCCAGCTGTTGAAGGTACCAACAATGCCTTACAAGCCATTAAAACACATGGACCACAAATTAAACGTGTTGTTGTCACTTCATCATATGCTGCTGTGGGAAGATTTGCTGATTTAGCTGATCCATCAATCCCAGCTACTGAAGAATCTTGGAATCCAATCACCTGGGAacaatcattatcaaatccACTTGCTGGTTATGTTGGTTCCAAAAAATTTGCTGAAAAAGCTGCTTGggattttgttgaaaaggaaaaaccaaatttcaCTCTTTCTGTGATCAATCCAGTATATGTATTTGGTCCACAAgcttttgaaattaaaaacaaatccCAATTGAATACATCATcagaaattattaatggATTATTAAATTCTAAACCAGATtctaaatttgataatttaactGGTTATTTCATTGATGTTAGAGATGTTGCTAAAGCTCATATTGTAGCTTTTGAGAAAGATTCAATTCAAGGTCAAAGATTAATTTTGGCCGAATCTCCATTTTCAACTCAAAGtattttggatttgattCGAAAAGATTTCCCACAATTGGATTCTCAATTACCTAAAGGTGATCCATCTCAAGCTGATGCTTGGAAGAAAGCTGAAAGTAAGATTGAGAATGAAAAGACTAGAGAATTACTTggattcaaatttattgatttcaaaaaatccATTGACGATTCGGTTGCTCAAATTATTGGTTAA
- the YNK1 gene encoding nucleoside diphosphate kinase (Nucleoside diphosphate kinase (NDP kinase); homo-hexameric; soluble protein in hyphae; flucytosine induced; biofilm induced; macrophage-induced protein; stationary phase enriched protein; Spider biofilm repressed) — MSDERTFIAIKPDGVQRGLISSILGRFEQRGFKLVGIKLVQPTESLLRTHYEDLQSKPFFPSLLSYMLSGPVLATVWEGKDVVKQGRAILGATNPLQSAPGTIRGDFAIDMGRNVCHGSDSVESANKEIDLWFKKEELVEYKPALFGWIYE; from the coding sequence atgtCCGACGAAAGAACTTTTATTGCTATCAAACCAGACGGTGTTCAAAGAGGTTTAATCTCATCTATCTTGGGTAGATTTGAACAAAGAGGTTTCAAATTAGTTGGTATTAAATTGGTTCAACCAACTGAATCTTTATTGAGAACTCATTATGAAGATTTACAATCTAAACCATTTTTCCCATCTTTATTATCTTATATGTTATCTGGTCCAGTCTTAGCTACTGTTTGGGAAGGTAAAGATGTTGTTAAACAAGGTAGAGCCATTTTGGGTGCTACTAACCCATTACAATCTGCTCCAGGTACCATCAGAGGTGATTTTGCCATTGATATGGGTAGAAACGTTTGTCATGGTTCTGATTCTGTTGAATCTGCtaacaaagaaattgacTTGTGGTtcaagaaagaagaattggttGAATACAAACCAGCTTTGTTCGGTTGGATCTACGAATAA